The genomic interval GCCGGCGGCCGGCGGCCCGGCGGGCGGGATCCAGGTGGACGAGGCGGCAAGCCAGCGCGCCGCGGGGGAGGTCCTCGATCCGCGCCGCCGCCGCGGGCACGCCGGCGTTCCGGCCCGCCATCCACGCCCGGAGCGGGTCGGCGTCGATGCCGATCGCGGCGACTCCGGCCTCCGCCAGGGCGATCAGGTCGCCGCCGACGCCGCAGCCCAGGTCCAGCGCCGGCGGGTCGCCGGGCCGCGCGGCGGCCGCGAAGCGCGACGCCTTCGCCGCCGCCACCGCGAGCGAGCTCGCCTGCTCCACGCCCTCGGCGTCGGCGAGCAGCGTCGCCGCCCGCTCCCCGAACTTCGGCTCCGCCTTGGCCCGGGCGGCCGCGAGGCCGAGAGCGGCGGCGACGATGGCCGGGTCGCGTCCGGCGCGGAGGCGGGCGACGGAGGCGACGCGCGAGGCGTCGGTCGCCGAGGCCTCCCGCATCAGCGTGGCGTCGCCCGCGGCGGCCGCCGCGGCGGTGATTCGGTCGGCGTGCGGCACGCGGGGACGCTACCGCCGGTGCCGCCGGAGAGCCGGAGCCCCGGCGGCGCTTCGCCCCCGCGGACCGGCCGTTCCGGGCTACGTTCGGGCGATGCCGACCGTGACCGACCCCGCGAACCCGCTGCTCGCGGTGGCGCTCGGCGCCGCCGCGGTCCTGCTCCCGCTGCTGGTGACCGCGTGCGTCGTGCTCACCGTCTCCCGCGCACGGCTCTCGCGCCGCCTCGCCGCGGCCGAGGCCGACGCCGCGGGCCTGCGGGCGGCGGCCGAGGCCGCGGGCGGCCTGCGGACGCTGATCGAGGCGTCGGCCGAGACGCTGGGTGACCGCTTCGCCGCGCTCTCCGCCGAGGCGCTCGACGTCGGAGGCCGCCGCTTCCTGGACCTGGCCGACCGCCGCCTCGGCGGCACCGAAGACGCCGCGGCCGCGCGGCTCTCGGCGCTGATCGACCCGCTGCGCTCGCAGCTCGACCGGCAGGCCGCCGCCGTCGCCGAGCTGGAGCGGGGGCGGCGCGCCAGCGAGGGCGGCCTCAAGGAGCAGCTGCTCGGGCTCGCCCGGGCGCAGGAGGGCCTCGACCGCCGGGCCGGCGAGCTGGCGGCGGCGCTCTCGGGCTCGTCCGCCCAGCGCGGCCGCTGGGGCGAGCTGACCCTGCGACGCGTCGCCGAATCGGCGGGCATGGTCGACCGCTGCGACTTCGGCGAGCAGTTCCACATCGCGGCCGACGATCGGCGGGGCGTCTTGCGGCCGGACATGGTCGTCCACCTCCCCGGCGACCGGCGCGTCGTGGTCGACGCGAAGGGCGTCGGCGCCTCCTATCTCGCCGCCTGCCGCGAGGCCGACGAGGCCGAGCGGGAGCGGCTGCTCGGCCGGCACCTCGCCGACCTCGAGACGCAGGTCAAGCGGCTGTCGGAGAAGGCCTACCAGCGGGCGCTGCCCCGCGGCGTCGACTTCGTCGTGCTCTTCGTGCCGGGCGACAGCTTCCTGGCGCCCGCGGCCGAGCGGCGGCCCGACCTGCTGGAGTGGGCCCTCGCCCGCAACGTCGTCATCGCCACGCCGACGACGCTGGTGACGCTGCTCAAGGCCGTCGCCATGGGCTGGCGGGAGCAGGCGGTCAGCGAGAACGCGGCGCGGATCCGCGACGCGGGCGCGGAGCTGCACCGGCGGCTCCAACGCCTCACCGCCCACCTCGACGCGGCCGGCCGCGGCCTCGCCGAGGCCGTCACCGCGCACAACCGCTTCCTGGGCAGCTTCGAGCGGCACGCGCTCCCGGCCGCCCGGCGGCTGGAGGCCATGGACGCCGCCGGCGACGAGCCGCTCCGGGCGGAAGCCCCGGCCGCCTCCACCCCCGGCCCGATCCGCAGCCGCACGCCCGCCGCCTGACCCCCGCGCGGCGTGGAGCCCGCCGGCCCCGGCCCGTCGCAAGACGCAGGCCCGGGCGGGGCGGCCCGCCCGCCCGGCGGCGTCGAGGAGCCGCACGCGCTTCGCGCGCTACCCCAGCGGCACCCGGTCGTCCGCCGCCCGCAGCTCCCGCTGGGCGTGCTGCGGCGGCATCGGGTCCGGCGGCGCGGCGTCCCGCACCTCCGCCGCCGGCTCGCCCGCGGCGGCCATCCGCCGCAGCAGCCGCTCCTTCATCCGCTCCCGGACCGGGGCGTACGCGGCCAGGCCGGCGAGGTTGATCAGCTCGTGCGGGTCGGCGAGGAGGTCGTACAGGTGCGTCTCGGTGTAGGCCGCGGCGAAGCGGTCCCCCGGCGCCGCGTCCGGCGCCTCCGCGGCGTACTTCCACCGCCGGGTCCGCACGGCGCGGCCCGTCACGCTCTCGCTCACCTGGATGAAGGCCTCCTCCGGCCACGCCGCCGCCGCGCCCGGCTCGCGGCGCACGAGCCCGACGGCGCTGCGCCCCTGCGCCCCCTCGGGCGGGTCCACCCCGGCGGCTCCGCAGAGGGTCGGGGCGACGTCGGTCAGCTGGAAGGGCAGCTCCACGCGCCCGCCGCCGGTGAAGGGCCCGCCGTGCGCCACGCACGGGGTCCGGACGCTCGCCTCGTGGCACGACCGCTTGTACTCGTCGTTCCGCGTGCGGAAGTGGCAGGCGTGGTCGCTCGCGAAGAGCACGACCGTGTCCTCGATCCGGCCCAGCGAGATCAGCGCGTCCATCAGCCGCCCGAAGGCCTCGTCCAGCCGCCTGCACATCCCGAAGTAGCCGGCGAGCTGCTGCTGGGCGTTGCCGCCGGTGAGGTGGCGGACCGCCGGGTGGGCCCCGGGCAGCGCCGCCAGGTCGGGCGGCGTCCACCGCCCGGCGTAGCGGCCGGCGCTGAAGGCCGGGGCCGGGTGATCGTCGCGGTGGTTCTGCATGTGCGGCTCGAGGTGGCTGAGCATGCACAGGAAGGGCTCACCCGCACCCGAACGCTCGGAGATCCAGCGGATCGTCGCGTCGGTGAGCGCGTCCACCCGGTAGCCCGGCAGGTCGACGGGGTGCCCGCCGGCGTCCCAGAGCCTCGTCTGGTACGCGTCGCTCGTCGCCTCCAGCGCGTTGGCCGCCAGCCAGTGTTGCCAGCCGCCGCGGCTTTCCTCGGGCACCGCGTCGCCGCCCCCGGCCAGGTGCCACTTGCCGAAGTAGCCCGTGGCGTAACCGGCCGCGGCGAAGCGCTTCGCCAGCGTGTCGGCTTCGGCGGGCAGCGGCCGCCCGTTGGTGTGGCAGCCCGGGCCGATGGCCGTCGCGAAGCGGCCGGTCTGCAGGCAGGCGCGGGCGGGGCCGCAGACCGGCTGCGGGGTGATGGCCTGCGCGAAGTGCGTGCCGCGGGCGCCCCAGGCGTCGAGGTTGGGCGTCAGGTCGAGCGGGCAGCCGTGCAGCCCGCTGGTGTCGTGCCGCTGCTGATCCGTGAAGAAGACGACGACGTTGAGGCGGCCGCTCATGGCGGGGAGGCTAAACCGCGGCGGACCGGCTCCGGGCGCCCTCAGCTTGCGGCCGGTTCGTCCAACGCCTCGTCGACCGTCCGCGGGCGCTCGTCGACGGGCGGCTTGACGGCGTCGCCTCTCCGCGGCTTCGGGCGCGGGGTCTTGATCTTCGGGCTCGGCGCGTCGTCCCCGCCGCCGCGGAACCAGTCCCGCGCCTTCGTCTGCAGGTACGCCGTGCCCGCGGAAGCCACCACCGGGATCGCCTTCCTCCGCACCCACCGGCTCTGCAGCAGCACCACCGCGCCGGCCGCGATCAGCCCGAGCGCGACCGCCTTCTTGTGGTCCCCCAGCCGGTCGTCCAGGCGGTCGGTGACGGCCTGCACCGGATCGTCGCGGACGTCTTCCGCCAGCTTCTTGCCCCGGCTCAACAGCGACGGCCCTGCCGCGGCCTCCTCCGCATCGGCCGCGGCCTGCTCGGCGGCGAAGGCCGCCTTCGCCTCGGCGAGGAGGCGGCGGGTCTCGGCGGTGGAGTCGACGGCCGGCTCGGCGGCGGGCCCGGGGTGCGGGTCGGCGGGGCGGGTGGGGGGGATCGGCGGCGTGGGGGGCGTCGTGTCCATGGGCAGCGGGCGCGGAACGGGCCGCGGGAAGAGGTTCAGGAAACCGCGGACCGCGGCGGCGTCGGCCCCGGAGGGACGGCGGTCCGCGGCGTCGCCGAGGCGGGCGTCACCGGCGGCGCGGCGGGCGAGCCGGGTGCGACGGCAGCGGCCGAAGCGGGCGGCGGGCCGGCGGGCGGCGGCGGAAGGGCGCTACGCACGCCCATCCAGGCCGCCCCGGCCGCCGCCGCGGCGAGCCAGAGCCCCGCCACCAGCAGCGCGAGCGGCCAGCCGATGAGACGGGCCAGCAGCCACATGAACGCCACCGTCAGCACGAGCCCCGCCAGCGAGGCGAGCGACACCGCGAGGGACCACCACGTCAGCACCCGCAGCACCCTCCCGCCCACGTGCAGCGCCACGCGTCCCTCGGCCTCCGCCAGGCCGGCGAGGTTGACGGCGAAGGCGTTGAGTCGACGGAAGAGCTGATTCATGCTTCAAGCGGGCGCGGGCGGGCCGCGGCAACGTAGCTCGCGCTCAGGCCCGGTCGACGCTGTCGTCGCGGCTGAGCACCTTGCGCTTGATCGTCTGGCGCCGGGCCAGCAGCATCTTCGTCGCCATGCCCGAGACGATGGCGACGCCGAGCGCGGCCAGCGGCGGGTCGCGGAAGAAGTCCTTCTGCAGGTGGTGGAGCACCGTCTCCACGGCGTCCACCATCTTGTCCTGCGTGCTGTCGACGGACTGGTTCTGCTCGTCACCGCCCATCAGCCGCGACTCCCGCTTCTGCCGGCGCTGCTCGCGGAACTCGGCGAGTTCGGCCTTCATCGCCGCGAGCTCCGCGGCGAGGTCCTCGCCCTGCGGTTCGGTCTGGCTTCCGGCGGTGTCCTGGTTCTCGTTGTTCTTGGCCATGGTTCGTGCGGGGTGCTTCGGGGGTGGCGTGCACCGCCCCTCGCCCGGAGCGTAGCGCGAGCCGGAGGCGGGGTTGGGCCCGCCGATCTCACTTCCGCCGGATCGCCAGGCTCACGATCTGGTACGCCGTGAACCCGATCGGGACCCGCGGACCGTCGACGCCCCCGGCATCGCCGAGCCGCCGTCCGCGGAGGTCGACCCGCTCGGCGGCGAAGCCATCGGCGAGCATCAGCGTGGCGGTGCCGCGGCGGCCGAGCGTCTCGTGCAGCCGGAGGGTGAAGCCGCGGGCCCCGGCCGCTCCGTCGCCGTCGCCGTCCGCCGCGGGCTTCGCCCAGGCGGGAACCAGCGATTCGCCGCCCTCGACGCCCAGCAAGCCCGCGTGCGCGGCGGAACCCACCGCCTCCACCGCGGGCGTGAAGAGCCGGTCCGCCAGGGCGGCCGGCTGCTCCGCCCGCGGGGCGGAATCCGCGTGCGGGCCGAAGGCGAGGCGGATCGTGTGCTCGCCGAGGTCGGTGACGGAGGGACCGGTGCCGGCGGAGTCGTTGCCGCCGCCGGAGTGGGCGGTGGACAGGGCGCTGCGGATGAGGCTGCAGTGCAGCAGGCCGTCGCGGGCGCCGAAGCCGTACTTGGCCTCGGTGACGAGCTGGAAGCCCTCGCTCTCGGTGTCGTCCGACACCGCCGCCCAGCGGGAGCCGGGAACCTCGAAGGCGGCGTCGTGCGCGAGCGGGCCGGGGCTCTGCGGCCGGAGGACGGCGCCGTAGGGCGCCCCGTAGCGGGCCCGGCCGCCGGTGAAGCCGGTCTCGGCCGACCACTTGAGCAGCGTCCGCTCGTCGCGCCAGTCCAGCCGGATCTCCAGCCGCACGACGCTCTCGCCGGGGAGCAGGCGGTACCGCAGCTCGGCGCGGCTCTTCCGCCCGAGCGCCCGGCGGAACACGAGGGTCGGCGCGTGCGTGCCCTCGCCCTCGACGCTCCGCTCGGCGGGCGTGTCGACGACGCGGCCGTTGGAGAGCGTGGGCAGGTCGATGTCCCAGGCCTCGTACTTCGCCGGCCGGTCGGGGAAGGTGAACAGCCGGCCGGCGGGCGACCGCAGCGGCAGGGCGGTGCCCCGGGAGGCGAGGGACTCCGCCTCGCCGGAGGCGTTGAACACGACGCGGACGCGGCCGTTGTCCAGCGTCGCCGCTTCGGCCGAGAGCGAGAGCGAGGTGGCCGGGAGGTCGGCCTCACGCAGGCTCGCCGCCGCGACCGCGGCCAGCGGCGGCAGCTCCACCATGCGCCCGCCGACCTCCTCGGTCCGCGGCACCGGCAGCGGGTTGAAGACGATCGGCCGGTCGCCGCTGGCCTCCAGCGAGGCCTCCGCCGCCGCCTCCATCTCCTCCGCGAGCGAGGCCAGCTCCGGGAGCGCCTCGTCGTACACGTCCGGCACCGAGCTGCCGGGGATGTAGTCGTGGAACTGCGCGAAGACGCACCGCTTCCAGGCGTGCGTCAGCCGCCCGGCCGCCTCGCTGCCCGGCGCCGGTGCCCCGCCGGGCAGGCACGCCGCGGCCTCGCGCAGCTGCAGCGCCCGCTCCAGCGCCCGGAAGCGGGCTTTCAGCTCCGACCGCGTCGTCTGCACGCCGCGGTGGTACTCCAGGTACATCTCGCCGGCGTAGGTCGGCAGCCGGTCGCGTTTCTCGTCGAGCCGGTCGAAGAAGCCCTCGACGGTGCCCCAGCCGGTCCTGGGCATCCCCGCGAGGTCGTTCATCCGGCGGACCCGCTCGGCCATCGCGTCGTTGGGCCCGCCGCCGCCGTCGCCGTAGCCCACGGCGAGGAGGGTCTCGTCGTGAACGCCCGACTGCCGGTCCTGCAACGCCGGGTGCAGCACCTCGTCCACCGTCGCCGCCGCGTTGTAGAAGTTCCAGGAGAGGTGCGTAAGCACCTCCGAGCCGTCCATGCCGCGCCACTTGAAGCTGCTGTACGGGATCCGTGTCGCGCCCGACCAGTGCATCTTCGTGGTGTAGAAGTAGGGCACGCCGAAGCCGGCCATGATCGTCGGCAGCGCGGCGGAGTAGCCGAAGACGTCGGGCAGCCAGACGATCGGGCTGTCGCGGCCGTCGGGGCGGAGCTTCCGGAAGCCCGCCTGCCCCAGCTCGAAGGCGCGGACCAGCGCCTCGCCGCAGGGCAGCTGCGTGTCGCTCTCGACGTACATCGCGCCGAGGGGCTCGAAGCCCGGCCGCCCCTCCGGCCCGGGCTTGGCCGCTTCGATCAGCCGCCGGTGGAGCCCCGGGTCGCGCCGCTGGACGGCCTCGAGCATCGCCGGCTGGCTCTGGTTGAACACCAGCTCGGGGTAGCGGCTGCCCACGTCCAGCGCGTTCGCCAGCGAGTGCACCGCCTTGAACTCGCCGGTCCGCTCGGGCCACAGCCAGACCAGGTCGATGTGCATGTGCCCGGTGAGCAACACCGTCGAGGCCGTGGCCGCCGCCGGCAGCGACGCGAGCAGCGCGCCGGTCACCTCCCGCAGCGCCGCCGGCCCGCCGTGGTCGTACGCGTCGACCGCGGCGTCGAGGCCGACGAGGATTCTGCGCCCCAGCGGGTCGAGGTTCTCGATCGGGGCCCGCCAGCCGAAGCCGTTGGGCAGGTCGCTGCGGCCGGGGTTGTCGCGGCGGTGCAGCGCGATGGCCAAGCCCAGCAGCACCTCCACGTCGAAGCTGGCCGCCCAGGCCTCCTCGTCGCGGCTGCACAGGAAGGCGCCCTTGAACTCAGAGCCCCGCGCGTCCACGCCCTCGCCCGCGCCCGGCACCCAGATCCCCGTCCGCGCGCAGGTCGACTCGATCAGCAGCGTCCCGCCGCTCGCGATCAGGTCGTCGGGCAGCCGCAGCCGGGTGTGCCCCGGATCGATGCCCGCGACCGCCGTGCCTCGCCAGTACGCCGTCGCCTCGCCGCGGTCGCGCCAATCAAGCCACCGCGGGCCCTCGCCGGCCGGGATCTGGACCTTCCACCAGCCCTGATCGAAGCGCTTCCCCCAAAACAGCGGCGTCCGGGTCACCGGCTCGTAGGCGAGGGCGTGGGCGTCCGCGATCGTCGTCTCCGCCGTCGTGGCCTCCGCGCGGCTCACCGCCAGCGGCCCCCCGCAGACCGCCCAGGTCTCGGCGAGGAGCGCCCGGTGCGTGGCTTCGATGCGCGACGGGATGAACTGGAGGTGACCGGTCTTGGGCAGCATGGCCGGGACGATAAAGCGACCGTGCCCGGCCACGCGGGTGCCGGCCGTGGCGACCCGCCGGACCCGCGAAGCGAGCTCCGCCCGCTCGAAGTCTCCAACAAGGAACAAGACGAGCCGCAGCGAGGCGGAAGCGCCTAGTGCCGCGTCACGCAGCGATCCGCGGGTAGAGGCTCAGCAGCTTGATCCGGGCGTCATCGGCGGTGAACTGCCAGTGCACGCCTCGCTGGCTCTGGTTGCGAGCGGCCGCCCAGGCTCGGGCCTCGCGATCGATCTCCTGGATGGTGTCGATCCGTCGGCCGAGGCATTGCCTTGAGAGCACACTCAGTTCGCACTCGGCGATGTTCAGCCACGAACCGTGGGCCGGCGTGTGCACCAGCTCGATCCGCTCAGCGATCCGCCGCGCCTCTGCTGCCTCGAATGCTTCGTACAACGACGCGATCCTGTGGGTGTTCAGGTTGTCGCACACCAGGCGGATCCGTGTCGCTGACTCATAACGCGGGGCGTCCACCAACGCCTGGATCTGGTGGGCCCAGTCCGCCGCGGTGCGTCGCCGACTGGTCCGAACGTCCCGCCACCCAGCCAACGGCTCGGTGAACATCCACAGGTTGCAGGTGCCGTGCCGCACGTACTCGTGGTCCTCGATCCGACGGCCGGTGGAGTCGGTGAAGCGGCGGCGGGTCTCGCCGATGAGCTGCTTGGGCTGCTCGTCCATGCACACCACCGGCAACGCCGGGTCGTAGGCGAGCGCGTACAGGCACAGCACCGCCTCCATGGCCGCGACGAAGGCCGCGGACTGCTCCGGCGGGATGCACCACATCTTCTTCTTCCACGGCTTCAGACCGTTTTTTGAAGAGCGCACCGCACCGCTTCGCGGCTGATCGAGTCCACCACCTTCAGCTCCACCAGCCGGCCGGCCAGGAGGCGGAGGCTCCAGCGATCATGGCCCTCGGGCGGGTCCGAGCAGGCGATCGTCACCAGCTGGGCTTCGCCTACGCCGTCGAGCTTGCGTTGCATCGCGCGGTCTTGAGGCTTGCGTTCGAGCAACGAGAGCGGACCGTCCTCGACAGCCTTCTTCCGCCAGCCCTCCACAGTGCGGACACCCGCGTCGAAAGCCTCGGCGATCTGCTCGTCGGTCCAGGCCGGAGCGCCGGGCGATTCGTCGCACTTGAGCAGGGCTTGCGCCCGCTGGATCTTCCAGCCGGCGACGCGGCCGCTGCGGACCAGCGTGGTCAGCTGCTCCCGCTCATCGTCGGTGAGGTGGACGTGGTAGAGCTTTCGATTCTTGAGCTTCGTGGCCATCCTTGGCCTCCTTTGCATTCGGTGGTGAACACGTGCACGGTGACGCTACACGCCTCACCCGCAGATCGGCGGCAGCCGCGGCACTAGACGTGCGCGAGCTTGTTGAGCCCGTTGTAGGCGGCGACCTTGTACGCCTCGGCGAGGGTCGGGAAGTTGAACACGTTGTTGATGAAGAACTCCGCCGTGCCGTCCAGGCCCATGACGCACTGGCCGATGTGCACCAGCTCGGTCGCCCCGGTCCCCATGCAGTGCACGCCGAGGATCTTGTGGCTGTCCTGGTGGATCAGCATCTTGAGCATGCCCGTGCGGTCGCCGAGGATCTGGCCCCGGGCGATCTCCTCGTAGCGCGCGACGCCGGCCTCGTAGGGCACGCCCTCCTGGGTCAGCTGCTCCTCGGTCTTGCCGACCATCGAGATCTCCGGCACCGCGTAGATGCCGTAGGGAAACAGGTCGGTGTTGTAGTTCCCGACGTCCTGGCCGAAGGCGTGGGCGATCGCCCGGCGGCCCTGCTCCATGGAGGTGCTGGCCAGCGCCGGGAAGCCGATCACGTCGCCGGCGGCGTACACGTGGTCGACGTTGGTCTGGTAGTGCTCGTCGACCTTCAGCCGCTCGCGGTCGTCGAAGGTGATGCCCACGTTGTCCAGCCCCATCGCCCCGCACACGCCCTGGCGGCCGACGGCGTAGAGCAGCGTCTCGGCCTTGAGCTTCTTGCCGCTCTCCAGCGTCGCCTGGACGAGCGTGGACACCGTGCCGTTGCGGTGCTCCACCTTCTCGATGCGCTCGACCTTCTCGCCCATCCGCAGCGTCACGCCCTGCTGCCGCATGAAGTACATGAAGGCGCCGGAGATCTCGCTGTCGAGAAAGCCCAGCAGCTGGTGTCGGCCCTCCACGAGCGTGACCTTCACCCCCAGCGTCGCCATGATCGACGCGTACTCGGTCCCGATCACGCCGCCGCCGACGACGATCATCGACTTGGGGAGGCGCTCGAGCTTCAGCAGGCCGTCGCTGGTGAAGATCGCGTCGTTGTCGAATGGGATGTCGGCGGGCTTGGCCGGCCGCGTGCCGCAGGAGACCAGGAAGCGGTCGGCGGTGACCAGCTGCGAGTCGCCGTCGCCCTGGATCATCAGCAGGTTGGGCCCCTCGAAGTGGGCCGTGCCCCAGATCAGATCGACGCCGTTCCGCTCGAACTGGCCGCGGATGACCTCCCACTCGTGGCGGATGACGTTCGAGGAGATCTCGATGAGATCGTGGATCGTGATCTTCTGCTTCGCCCGCGACGCCCCGCTGTAGTTGCCCCGCTGCGCGGCGCCGGTGAGGTGGAGCGCCGCCTCCCGCAGGCTCTTGCTGGGGATCGTCCCCGTGTTGATCTGGGCCCCGCCGAGCACGTTCTGCTTCTCGACGATGGCAACCGACTTGCCGAGCTTGGCCGCCTGGATGGCGCCCTTCTGCCCGGCGGGGCCGGTTCCGATGATGACGACGTCGTAGTGCTTCATGGAGCTCCGCCTTCGGCGGGGTGAGGTTCGCGTGGTGGTTCGTCTCCGCCGGGGGGAACCCCCGGCTGCGCTCGCGGCGAGAACGCTCTGTCGAGGCGTGGCCCCGAGACATCAGGTGCGGCGAAACAGACGGCCGTGCACGGAGGCATCGGCGATTCGGCGTTCGCTGCGTGACGCGGCGGGCTCCGCCCGCACGCGTCCGCCGAGGTTATGCGTCGTTCCGCCGCGGACCGTGTGCCAAGGAACCCGCCACCCCTCCCGGTCCGCGGAGCGGACGCGAGAGCCGGGTCGCCCGCGATCCAGGCGCCGGGCCCGCAGAGCCGCCCGTGGCTCACCGCCCTCGGCGGTGTGGCCCGTCGGGCGCAGCCCGAGCGTCGGCCCGGGAGAGGGCGTCCCGACGCGTGGTTCGTGCAGCCCTCCCGGCTGTGACGAGGGAGCGCCCCGCCGCCCGGGTGCGCCGGCCGGAACCCTCGCACCCACCCGCGCAGCGTCGCGTCGCAACGCAGCGAATACGCGTCCTCGAAAAGATTGACGCACTCAATGTCCCGGTCCTGGGTGCCACGCCCCTTGGGGGGTGGCGGGTGCCATCGGCCTGATCTGCGCTCGACCACCCCGCAAGCGGCGTGGCACCCGGCTCAGGAAGCGTCAGTCTTTTCGACGAAGCGTATGAGTCGTCGGTCCCAGCACGCGTCATCGGCGCCCGTCTCGGGAGATCCGCGGACCGCGCGGCAAAACGCCGCCAACCCCTCCCCGTCCGCGGAGCCGGCGCTTCAGCCGGGTCGCCACGCGACCCGGGCAGGGCCGGGCTGCCACGCAGCACGGAACGGCCGCGCAGCGGACGGTGAGTCGGTCGCACGGCTTCCGGGATCCGAAGAGCGTCCCGAAGCATGGCTTGTGCAGCCCTCCCGCCCGTCGCGAGGCAGCGCCCCGTCGCCCGGGTGCGCCGTCCGGAACCCTCGCGCCCACCCGGGCAGCGTTGCGTTGCAACGCAGCTAATCCGTTGTCGGTTTCAACGAGCGTCATTGGGGTCCGTGTCCGAAGATCCGCGGACCGTGCGCGAAACCGCCGCCAACCGCGGACGGTCCGCCGAGCGGACGCGAAAGCCGGATCGCGTGCGATCCGGGCCTCGGCGCAGCCGACCGCCGGCGCAGCCGGCGCCACGGGCTCGCAGAGCCGCCCGTGGCTCAACGCCTTCGGCGATGTAGCCCGTCGGGCGCAGCCCGAGCGTCGGCCGGGAAGAGAGCGTCCCGAAGCGGGATTTGTGCAGCCCTCCCGCCCGTTAAGAGCGAGCGCCCCGGCGCCCGGGTTAGCCGTCCGGAACCCTCGCGCCCACCCGGCCCGCGTTGCGTCGCAACGCGGCTGTTTCGACTCGCGTTCCAATCGGCGTGGCCGTTGCCCACCGACGCCCGCTCCGTGCGGAAGCTGTAGTGCCCCCGCCGCAGCACCTCGTGAACCTCCGTCATCGACCCCATGGGCTGAAGCTAGCTTCTGCCTTGCGTGCTGCCAATACGGCACGATATGCAGAATGTGTCGGGTCGCAACCCGCTCCAAGAGCCCCGCAGCCGCTTGACACCCGCCGCGACCCGGATCAAACTCACCCACGACCGATCGACGTTCTGCCGACAGCATTCTGTCGAATCACTGTTAGGCGGCGGTGAACGCGGTCCGCTCTTCCCCGTGTGTCCGCCGTCGCGCCCGTCCGCGGACCGTCGGGTGTTTCAGCCGTTCGTCCCCACGGTCCGCGGCGCGGTCGTGCGCTGCGGGCCGGCCGCACCTCGTCGGCCGAGCGTCGTCGCCGCTGGTTTCGCTGCGGCCGGCGTCGCGGCCCCGGCTCGTCGGCCATTCGGTCGGCGGCCCTCGCCGCTCTGCGCGTCGCCGCCTAACCAGGCGTTGCAGCGGACCGGCAGGGTGTGGGGGTTTACAGTCCGCTCCGGGAACCAAGCCCGCCGTCAGTTCGGCCGGCCGCTGAACGCTTCTTCGTTAGGCGGCGGTAAAAGCGGTCCGTTCGTCCCCGTGTGTCCGCCGTCGCGCACGTCCGCGGACCGTCGGCGTTTTCGGCCGCTCGTCCCCACGGTCCGCGGCGCGGTCGTCCGCTGCGGGCCGGCCGTACCTCGTCCGCCGGGCGTCGTCGCCGCTCGTTCCGCTGCGGTCGGCGTCGCGGCCCGGGCTCGCCGGCCATTCGGTCGGCGGCCCTCGCCGCTCTGCGCGTCGCCGCCTAACAAGGCGTTGCAGCGGACCGGCAGTGTTCCCGGGTTTACAGTGCTCCCCCGGTTCCAGCTGCGTCGTCGCTCTGGCCGGCCGCTGAACACTTCTTCGTTAGGCAGCACCCCAAGCGGGCTTGTGCTGCTGCGCACACGTGCCGTCTTGCCAACCCGCGGACCGTCGCGTGTTTCGGCCTTTGGGCCCCACGGTCCGCGGCGCCTTTACCCGCTGCGGGTCCGCCGTGTTCGGCTCCTTTGGCATCGCCGCAGGTCCAGCGCTGCGGTCGTTGTCGCGGCTCAAGCGCTGCTCCGCTCCCGGTCAGGGCGCCGCCGTCTTCCACGTCCCCCGCGT from Phycisphaera mikurensis NBRC 102666 carries:
- a CDS encoding DNA recombination protein RmuC; this encodes MPTVTDPANPLLAVALGAAAVLLPLLVTACVVLTVSRARLSRRLAAAEADAAGLRAAAEAAGGLRTLIEASAETLGDRFAALSAEALDVGGRRFLDLADRRLGGTEDAAAARLSALIDPLRSQLDRQAAAVAELERGRRASEGGLKEQLLGLARAQEGLDRRAGELAAALSGSSAQRGRWGELTLRRVAESAGMVDRCDFGEQFHIAADDRRGVLRPDMVVHLPGDRRVVVDAKGVGASYLAACREADEAERERLLGRHLADLETQVKRLSEKAYQRALPRGVDFVVLFVPGDSFLAPAAERRPDLLEWALARNVVIATPTTLVTLLKAVAMGWREQAVSENAARIRDAGAELHRRLQRLTAHLDAAGRGLAEAVTAHNRFLGSFERHALPAARRLEAMDAAGDEPLRAEAPAASTPGPIRSRTPAA
- a CDS encoding sulfatase-like hydrolase/transferase, whose protein sequence is MSGRLNVVVFFTDQQRHDTSGLHGCPLDLTPNLDAWGARGTHFAQAITPQPVCGPARACLQTGRFATAIGPGCHTNGRPLPAEADTLAKRFAAAGYATGYFGKWHLAGGGDAVPEESRGGWQHWLAANALEATSDAYQTRLWDAGGHPVDLPGYRVDALTDATIRWISERSGAGEPFLCMLSHLEPHMQNHRDDHPAPAFSAGRYAGRWTPPDLAALPGAHPAVRHLTGGNAQQQLAGYFGMCRRLDEAFGRLMDALISLGRIEDTVVLFASDHACHFRTRNDEYKRSCHEASVRTPCVAHGGPFTGGGRVELPFQLTDVAPTLCGAAGVDPPEGAQGRSAVGLVRREPGAAAAWPEEAFIQVSESVTGRAVRTRRWKYAAEAPDAAPGDRFAAAYTETHLYDLLADPHELINLAGLAAYAPVRERMKERLLRRMAAAGEPAAEVRDAAPPDPMPPQHAQRELRAADDRVPLG
- a CDS encoding alpha-mannosidase, encoding MLPKTGHLQFIPSRIEATHRALLAETWAVCGGPLAVSRAEATTAETTIADAHALAYEPVTRTPLFWGKRFDQGWWKVQIPAGEGPRWLDWRDRGEATAYWRGTAVAGIDPGHTRLRLPDDLIASGGTLLIESTCARTGIWVPGAGEGVDARGSEFKGAFLCSRDEEAWAASFDVEVLLGLAIALHRRDNPGRSDLPNGFGWRAPIENLDPLGRRILVGLDAAVDAYDHGGPAALREVTGALLASLPAAATASTVLLTGHMHIDLVWLWPERTGEFKAVHSLANALDVGSRYPELVFNQSQPAMLEAVQRRDPGLHRRLIEAAKPGPEGRPGFEPLGAMYVESDTQLPCGEALVRAFELGQAGFRKLRPDGRDSPIVWLPDVFGYSAALPTIMAGFGVPYFYTTKMHWSGATRIPYSSFKWRGMDGSEVLTHLSWNFYNAAATVDEVLHPALQDRQSGVHDETLLAVGYGDGGGGPNDAMAERVRRMNDLAGMPRTGWGTVEGFFDRLDEKRDRLPTYAGEMYLEYHRGVQTTRSELKARFRALERALQLREAAACLPGGAPAPGSEAAGRLTHAWKRCVFAQFHDYIPGSSVPDVYDEALPELASLAEEMEAAAEASLEASGDRPIVFNPLPVPRTEEVGGRMVELPPLAAVAAASLREADLPATSLSLSAEAATLDNGRVRVVFNASGEAESLASRGTALPLRSPAGRLFTFPDRPAKYEAWDIDLPTLSNGRVVDTPAERSVEGEGTHAPTLVFRRALGRKSRAELRYRLLPGESVVRLEIRLDWRDERTLLKWSAETGFTGGRARYGAPYGAVLRPQSPGPLAHDAAFEVPGSRWAAVSDDTESEGFQLVTEAKYGFGARDGLLHCSLIRSALSTAHSGGGNDSAGTGPSVTDLGEHTIRLAFGPHADSAPRAEQPAALADRLFTPAVEAVGSAAHAGLLGVEGGESLVPAWAKPAADGDGDGAAGARGFTLRLHETLGRRGTATLMLADGFAAERVDLRGRRLGDAGGVDGPRVPIGFTAYQIVSLAIRRK
- a CDS encoding IS630 family transposase — its product is MWCIPPEQSAAFVAAMEAVLCLYALAYDPALPVVCMDEQPKQLIGETRRRFTDSTGRRIEDHEYVRHGTCNLWMFTEPLAGWRDVRTSRRRTAADWAHQIQALVDAPRYESATRIRLVCDNLNTHRIASLYEAFEAAEARRIAERIELVHTPAHGSWLNIAECELSVLSRQCLGRRIDTIQEIDREARAWAAARNQSQRGVHWQFTADDARIKLLSLYPRIAA
- a CDS encoding helix-turn-helix domain-containing protein, which gives rise to MATKLKNRKLYHVHLTDDEREQLTTLVRSGRVAGWKIQRAQALLKCDESPGAPAWTDEQIAEAFDAGVRTVEGWRKKAVEDGPLSLLERKPQDRAMQRKLDGVGEAQLVTIACSDPPEGHDRWSLRLLAGRLVELKVVDSISREAVRCALQKTV